One window of the Halobacillus litoralis genome contains the following:
- the spoIIGA gene encoding sigma-E processing peptidase SpoIIGA codes for MEGGEGIIYLDAVWLLNLLMDGMILSLTQGITRAKSSRTRMISGAFIASAIVPITIYMPDSWLVSSVGKITFSMLIIWVTFSFTSLRAFFVQWISFYFITFAIGGSMMGVHYFLATEINVQGGTVVTFSGGYGDPISWLFVLVGFPCSYYFTKWRLSQVSVHRMKLEDIYEVTVEWNGRSAHCKGLVDSGNQLIDPVSRRMVFLADTFVWNQFFTKDELDLLEVDNVLTSMDKLSEEVQSSIRLVPYQAAGVSGKLLVTLLVDKISVKTSEGDLEMKHPLLGVQHQDLTHDRLYQMLIHPHLMVKGKSA; via the coding sequence ATGGAAGGAGGAGAGGGGATTATATACCTTGATGCTGTTTGGTTGCTCAATCTGTTGATGGATGGAATGATTCTATCGCTTACACAGGGGATAACAAGAGCGAAATCATCAAGAACACGAATGATCTCAGGTGCTTTTATCGCCTCGGCGATTGTCCCGATTACAATTTATATGCCTGATTCGTGGTTGGTGAGCAGTGTAGGGAAAATCACTTTTTCAATGCTCATCATTTGGGTTACCTTTTCTTTTACCTCTCTCCGCGCGTTTTTTGTTCAATGGATCAGCTTTTATTTTATTACCTTTGCCATCGGTGGAAGTATGATGGGCGTACATTATTTTCTAGCGACAGAAATCAACGTCCAGGGAGGAACAGTCGTTACATTCAGTGGTGGGTACGGTGATCCAATCAGTTGGTTGTTTGTTCTAGTCGGGTTTCCTTGTTCTTATTATTTTACCAAATGGCGTTTGAGCCAAGTCAGTGTTCATCGTATGAAGCTTGAGGATATTTATGAGGTAACAGTGGAATGGAACGGACGTTCAGCGCATTGTAAAGGGTTGGTTGATAGCGGAAACCAATTGATAGATCCGGTCAGCCGCCGAATGGTATTTCTCGCAGACACGTTTGTGTGGAACCAATTTTTCACAAAAGATGAGCTGGACCTTTTAGAAGTAGATAATGTGCTCACATCTATGGATAAGCTGTCTGAAGAGGTTCAATCCTCGATACGTTTAGTTCCGTATCAAGCCGCTGGTGTCAGTGGAAAGTTGTTGGTGACTTTGCTTGTCGACAAGATCAGCGTGAAAACAAGTGAAGGAGATTTAGAGATGAAGCACCCGTTACTCGGGGTGCAGCATCAAGATTTGACCCATGATCGTCTTTATCAAATGCTTATTCATCCGCACTTGATGGTAAAAGGGAAATCAGCATGA
- the ftsZ gene encoding cell division protein FtsZ: MLDFDTSMDSLATIKVIGVGGGGSNAVNRMIEHGVQGVEFIAVNTDAQALNLSKAEVKMQIGGKLTRGLGAGANPEVGRKAAEESKEQLEEALQGADMVFVTAGMGGGTGTGAAPVIAQVAKELGALTVGVVTRPFTFEGRKRSTQASGGTESLKGAVDTLIVIPNDRLLEIVDKNTPMLEAFREADNVLRQGVQGISDLIAVPGLINVDFADVKTIMVDKGSALMGIGIATGESRAAEAAKKAISSPLLETSIDGAHGVLMNISGGANLSLYEVQEAADIVTSAADQEVNVIFGSVINENLKDEIVVTVIATGFDEAQIEQGQQKNRPTSNPVQQSKPIEQQQERPVREEQPRRQAPQPQQKPNQEEDTLDIPTFLRNRNRRR, translated from the coding sequence ATGTTAGATTTTGATACAAGCATGGACTCACTAGCAACCATTAAAGTAATCGGAGTAGGTGGCGGCGGAAGCAACGCTGTCAACCGAATGATCGAGCACGGTGTCCAAGGCGTGGAATTCATCGCTGTCAACACGGATGCACAGGCATTGAACCTTTCTAAAGCGGAAGTGAAAATGCAGATCGGCGGCAAACTGACGCGCGGACTAGGCGCAGGTGCTAATCCGGAAGTCGGTCGCAAAGCTGCTGAAGAAAGCAAAGAACAACTAGAAGAAGCTCTCCAAGGCGCGGATATGGTATTCGTAACAGCTGGTATGGGTGGCGGAACAGGTACAGGAGCGGCTCCTGTCATCGCTCAAGTTGCCAAAGAACTTGGTGCTTTGACTGTCGGTGTCGTTACTCGTCCGTTTACATTTGAAGGCCGTAAGCGTTCTACACAAGCAAGTGGTGGTACTGAAAGTCTTAAGGGCGCAGTAGATACATTGATCGTAATTCCTAACGACCGTCTATTAGAAATCGTTGACAAAAACACACCGATGCTTGAGGCATTCCGTGAAGCGGATAACGTACTGCGTCAAGGTGTACAAGGTATTTCAGACTTGATTGCTGTACCAGGACTGATCAACGTAGACTTTGCTGACGTGAAAACAATCATGGTCGACAAAGGTTCTGCATTGATGGGAATTGGTATCGCTACAGGAGAAAGCAGAGCAGCTGAAGCAGCGAAAAAAGCGATCTCCTCACCACTACTCGAAACATCCATTGATGGTGCGCATGGCGTCTTGATGAATATCAGTGGAGGAGCGAATTTGAGCCTTTATGAAGTCCAGGAAGCTGCTGATATCGTAACCTCTGCGGCAGACCAGGAAGTGAATGTCATCTTCGGTTCAGTGATCAACGAGAACTTGAAAGACGAAATCGTAGTGACAGTGATCGCTACTGGGTTTGATGAAGCACAAATCGAACAGGGTCAACAGAAAAATCGCCCGACATCAAATCCTGTGCAACAATCTAAGCCGATCGAACAACAGCAAGAGCGTCCCGTACGAGAAGAACAACCTCGCCGGCAAGCTCCTCAACCACAACAAAAGCCGAATCAAGAAGAAGACACTCTTGATATTCCGACTTTCTTAAGAAATCGTAATCGTCGCAGATAA
- the ftsA gene encoding cell division protein FtsA, whose product MNQNEILVSLDIGTSRIKVIIGEIMNDSLNIIGVGTAKSNGMKKGAIVDIDQTVNSIRSAVEQAERMVDMTIDRVVVGVNGNHIQLQPCHGVVAVSSESREIGNEDITRVIDAAQVVSIPPEREIIDVIPRQFIVDGQDEITDPRGMIGVRLEMEGMIITCAKTVLHNTLKCVERAGLEVLDVCLQPLASGTVSLSGDETNLGVALIDVGGGSTTISVFEEGHLKGTSMVPFGGDNLTKDLSIGLRTSTEEAEQVKIEHGHAFFDDANEEENFSVTIIGSNRQQAFNQLQISDMIEARLEEILVFAAEEIQRMGVRELPGGFVLTGGAMNMPGVLELAQDVFHANVRLAIPDYIGVREPQFTSGVGILQFAYRNAKIQGKEMFPSVSDDYHEKPQPKKQKRTAKQQQPKEENEKSEKKKESGFSNLLKYFFD is encoded by the coding sequence GTGAATCAAAATGAAATTTTAGTAAGTTTAGATATAGGTACAAGTCGAATCAAAGTGATCATAGGAGAAATTATGAATGACAGCCTCAATATCATTGGGGTGGGCACTGCCAAATCGAACGGAATGAAAAAAGGCGCGATCGTAGACATCGATCAAACGGTGAATTCGATACGATCCGCTGTTGAACAAGCAGAGCGTATGGTGGATATGACAATCGATCGTGTCGTTGTCGGTGTGAACGGAAACCATATTCAACTTCAACCGTGTCATGGTGTAGTGGCAGTTTCCAGTGAAAGCAGAGAAATCGGTAATGAAGATATTACTAGAGTCATCGATGCTGCCCAGGTCGTGTCTATTCCTCCAGAACGCGAGATCATTGATGTCATCCCGCGTCAATTCATCGTGGATGGACAAGATGAAATTACAGATCCACGCGGTATGATTGGCGTCCGTCTGGAAATGGAAGGCATGATCATTACCTGCGCGAAAACCGTTTTACATAATACGCTTAAATGTGTGGAACGAGCAGGGCTGGAAGTGTTGGATGTATGCTTGCAACCGTTAGCTTCTGGAACTGTCTCACTATCTGGAGATGAAACCAACCTCGGAGTCGCCTTGATTGATGTAGGGGGAGGTTCGACAACCATCTCCGTTTTCGAAGAAGGTCATTTGAAAGGGACGAGCATGGTGCCGTTCGGCGGGGATAATCTAACCAAAGATTTGTCGATCGGGCTGCGGACATCGACCGAAGAAGCAGAGCAGGTGAAAATCGAGCATGGCCATGCATTTTTTGATGATGCCAATGAAGAGGAAAATTTTTCTGTCACGATTATCGGAAGTAATCGGCAGCAGGCATTCAATCAATTGCAAATCTCTGATATGATTGAAGCTAGACTAGAAGAAATTTTGGTCTTTGCTGCTGAAGAAATTCAAAGGATGGGTGTACGGGAGTTGCCAGGTGGTTTTGTACTGACTGGCGGCGCAATGAATATGCCGGGTGTTCTTGAACTTGCCCAGGATGTATTTCATGCCAATGTGAGACTCGCCATCCCGGATTATATCGGCGTACGTGAACCTCAGTTCACGAGTGGAGTAGGAATCTTGCAATTCGCGTATCGTAATGCGAAAATACAAGGAAAAGAGATGTTTCCTTCCGTATCAGATGACTACCATGAAAAACCGCAACCTAAAAAGCAAAAACGTACGGCTAAGCAACAACAGCCTAAGGAAGAAAATGAAAAATCAGAGAAGAAAAAGGAATCTGGCTTCAGTAATCTTTTGAAGTATTTCTTTGATTAA
- a CDS encoding small basic family protein, with the protein MWLPILFLVIGLSLGILTDMRIPDAYSDYLSIAVLAAFDTLFGGIRAHLEKAFDETVFLTGFFFNISLAALLAFIGVQLGVDLYLAAVFAFGFRLFQNLAIIRRKLIDQKLLTKIRKK; encoded by the coding sequence GTGTGGTTGCCGATTTTATTCTTAGTCATCGGTCTATCTTTGGGCATCTTGACAGATATGCGGATTCCTGATGCCTATTCGGATTATTTGTCCATCGCCGTTTTGGCAGCTTTCGATACATTGTTCGGCGGTATTCGGGCACACCTTGAGAAGGCGTTCGATGAAACAGTATTTCTGACGGGGTTCTTCTTTAATATTTCTTTGGCAGCGTTATTGGCTTTCATAGGTGTCCAATTAGGAGTGGATTTGTACTTGGCAGCTGTCTTCGCTTTCGGTTTTCGGCTGTTTCAAAATTTAGCCATTATCCGAAGAAAACTCATCGACCAGAAATTACTAACGAAAATCAGAAAAAAATAA
- a CDS encoding DUF881 domain-containing protein: protein MPRRTKWLVSFVCLFFGFMVAVQFQTTSHEADIRDTRDKWEVREELKRQQDAQQDLLEKISVADQTIEDYEEQSSEEQMGTLKESIASLEKRIGLEKKEGEGVVITIAPIFEESLTEQTYPSLSQHLLTRLLNELNTYGATDVSIGNERITNISPIRDVNGATYVNNRPVGSLPVTMKVLAENPQKLRDYMNGSPTQDIFNMDNMEIQFELKEQVTLPQYDAPLHLEILEEAGG, encoded by the coding sequence ATGCCAAGAAGAACAAAGTGGCTGGTTTCTTTCGTCTGTCTTTTCTTCGGCTTCATGGTGGCAGTTCAATTCCAAACTACATCGCATGAAGCTGATATACGGGATACGAGAGATAAATGGGAAGTCCGTGAAGAGCTTAAACGTCAGCAAGATGCCCAACAGGATCTTCTTGAAAAAATATCAGTCGCCGATCAGACTATAGAAGATTATGAGGAACAATCCTCCGAAGAACAGATGGGGACTTTGAAAGAATCGATAGCATCTTTGGAAAAGAGAATCGGCCTGGAAAAGAAGGAAGGGGAGGGGGTAGTGATCACAATTGCTCCTATCTTCGAGGAAAGCTTGACGGAACAAACCTATCCCTCACTTTCCCAACACCTACTGACTCGTTTGTTGAATGAGCTCAACACTTATGGTGCTACAGATGTCAGTATAGGGAATGAGCGTATTACAAACATTTCACCGATCAGGGATGTGAATGGTGCGACATATGTCAACAACAGACCTGTCGGTTCACTGCCTGTCACCATGAAGGTACTTGCAGAAAACCCACAAAAGTTAAGAGATTATATGAATGGTAGTCCCACTCAGGACATTTTCAATATGGACAACATGGAAATTCAATTTGAGCTGAAGGAGCAGGTGACTTTACCACAATACGATGCACCGCTCCATTTAGAAATATTAGAAGAAGCTGGTGGTTAA
- a CDS encoding DUF881 domain-containing protein, producing MKRKGRSVILSLVLLVSGFLISFSYQQTKSEPEMVQLNDSQWEKEYFYQQQLLDMEERNKELRDELKSKREDIQGYEKEWADREQVVVDFVERKKKLQMLAGEIPIQGEGVQVTLSDAAYIPEEDQANQYIVHESHIHKVLNELLSAGAKAVAINGQRYMKDSYIACTGPVITVDGVQHPAPFVISAIGDSDVLSSSLKLTRGVLDQLGNENVEVKITEEQRIEMDARLSTEG from the coding sequence ATGAAGCGGAAGGGTAGATCTGTCATCCTGTCTTTGGTTTTGCTCGTATCGGGGTTTCTCATCAGTTTCAGCTATCAACAGACGAAAAGTGAGCCTGAAATGGTGCAGCTGAACGATTCCCAATGGGAAAAAGAATATTTCTACCAACAACAGCTGCTGGATATGGAGGAAAGGAACAAGGAACTCCGCGATGAACTGAAGAGCAAACGTGAAGACATTCAAGGGTATGAAAAAGAATGGGCCGACCGTGAACAGGTGGTCGTAGATTTTGTTGAACGAAAGAAGAAACTGCAGATGCTCGCAGGCGAAATTCCTATCCAGGGAGAGGGAGTACAAGTAACCCTTAGCGATGCGGCGTATATCCCTGAAGAGGATCAGGCAAATCAATACATCGTTCACGAAAGTCATATCCACAAAGTTCTTAATGAACTCCTGAGCGCAGGAGCAAAAGCGGTTGCTATAAATGGTCAGCGGTATATGAAAGATAGCTATATTGCATGTACCGGTCCTGTCATTACTGTGGATGGTGTTCAGCATCCTGCTCCTTTTGTAATTTCCGCTATCGGCGATTCAGATGTCCTTTCCTCCAGTTTGAAATTGACAAGAGGTGTCCTGGATCAACTCGGCAATGAAAATGTAGAAGTCAAGATTACAGAAGAACAACGCATCGAAATGGATGCAAGGCTGTCGACTGAAGGGTGA
- a CDS encoding cell division protein FtsQ/DivIB, with amino-acid sequence MEERKVVSIEDRIPKLKQTRRKKANRRLILYLTILFILIATVVYLQSPLSNVRNISVEGQYHVSEEEIIELAGITTDTNYWKVDEEELKNQIESHKEITFVSVDRSFPNTVKIEVEEAERIGYVQQDGGFYAILEDGSKLDDATSVQGGDAPILVGFNKETYLKEMSKELKDLPASVSHLISEIHWDPKDGNPYQIMLYMNDGFQVEASIRSFSTKMPSYPSIVSQLDEGAEGVIHIDVGAYFEEFPTEESNAAEEEESTDEAEG; translated from the coding sequence ATGGAAGAGAGAAAAGTGGTTTCCATAGAAGATCGCATACCGAAACTGAAGCAGACGAGGCGCAAAAAGGCGAATCGTCGGTTGATCTTGTATTTGACTATTCTATTTATACTGATTGCGACAGTGGTTTATCTCCAGTCGCCACTTAGTAATGTTCGAAATATCAGCGTAGAAGGCCAATATCACGTCTCTGAAGAAGAAATTATTGAGCTTGCTGGAATTACGACAGATACGAATTACTGGAAAGTTGATGAAGAAGAACTGAAGAATCAAATTGAATCACACAAAGAAATCACTTTTGTTTCCGTGGATAGGTCATTTCCGAACACAGTGAAAATAGAGGTGGAAGAGGCTGAACGAATCGGCTATGTGCAACAGGATGGTGGGTTCTATGCCATTCTGGAAGACGGTTCCAAACTGGATGATGCGACATCAGTCCAGGGCGGGGATGCTCCCATCCTTGTCGGCTTTAACAAAGAAACATATTTGAAAGAAATGTCCAAAGAACTGAAGGATCTCCCGGCAAGTGTTTCCCATTTGATTTCTGAAATTCATTGGGATCCAAAAGATGGAAACCCTTATCAAATCATGCTTTATATGAATGATGGATTTCAGGTCGAAGCATCAATCCGGAGCTTTTCAACAAAAATGCCATCCTATCCTTCGATCGTTTCTCAATTGGATGAAGGGGCTGAAGGGGTCATACACATTGATGTAGGCGCATATTTTGAGGAATTCCCAACCGAAGAAAGTAACGCGGCAGAGGAAGAGGAGAGTACAGATGAAGCGGAAGGGTAG
- the spoVE gene encoding stage V sporulation protein E, protein MEEQKKPDLWLVIAIIGILVIGIVMVYSSSSIWSEYKFDDPWFYAKRQILFATAGLIAMVVLSRIPYYVWHRHSKLIMIICLVCLLAVLIPGVGMVRGGARSWIGVGMFSIQPSEFMKLGLILFLARFLSDRQKKMNSFQEGFLPGLALILIPFGLIMLQPDLGTGVVMVGTCLVMMFTAGARISHFMWIAAAGMAGMIGLIASAPYRIKRITAFLHPWEDPLGAGFQIIQSLYAIGPGGLLGLGLGNSMQKFFYLPEPQTDFIFAVLAEELGFLGGFLVLSLFFILLWRGIRTSLLAPDLFGSLLALGIVGMISIQVMINVSVVTGLIPVTGITLPLVSYGGSSLTLTLASLGLLLSVSRFSNR, encoded by the coding sequence ATGGAAGAACAGAAAAAGCCGGATTTGTGGTTGGTCATTGCGATTATCGGAATCCTTGTGATCGGGATCGTGATGGTGTACAGCTCTTCAAGTATTTGGTCTGAGTACAAATTCGATGATCCATGGTTTTATGCTAAAAGGCAAATTCTTTTTGCTACGGCTGGATTGATCGCCATGGTAGTCTTATCCCGAATTCCTTATTATGTGTGGCATCGGCACTCGAAACTCATTATGATCATCTGCCTGGTGTGCCTTTTGGCTGTACTGATCCCCGGGGTCGGAATGGTAAGAGGAGGGGCGAGGAGTTGGATCGGTGTCGGCATGTTCAGTATCCAGCCTTCTGAGTTTATGAAATTAGGGTTGATTCTCTTTCTGGCTCGTTTCTTATCGGACCGCCAAAAGAAAATGAATTCATTTCAAGAAGGTTTTTTACCTGGACTGGCTCTCATCCTCATCCCATTCGGCCTAATCATGCTGCAGCCAGATTTAGGAACCGGTGTGGTTATGGTCGGGACATGCCTTGTCATGATGTTCACAGCAGGGGCACGGATCAGCCACTTCATGTGGATTGCTGCAGCGGGAATGGCGGGAATGATCGGATTGATTGCTTCTGCACCGTACCGGATAAAAAGAATTACAGCCTTCTTACATCCATGGGAAGATCCTCTGGGGGCGGGCTTCCAAATCATACAATCCCTGTATGCGATCGGGCCTGGGGGGTTGCTTGGATTAGGACTTGGCAACAGCATGCAGAAATTCTTTTACTTACCCGAACCCCAAACAGACTTCATATTTGCTGTCCTTGCTGAAGAACTCGGATTTTTGGGTGGGTTTTTGGTTTTGAGTCTATTTTTCATTTTGTTGTGGAGGGGGATCAGGACAAGTTTGTTGGCCCCCGACCTGTTCGGATCTCTTCTTGCACTTGGGATCGTCGGTATGATTTCCATCCAGGTCATGATCAATGTAAGTGTTGTTACAGGGCTGATTCCAGTCACAGGGATCACTTTACCTCTGGTCAGCTATGGAGGCTCCTCACTTACTTTGACTCTTGCATCACTTGGGCTTTTATTAAGTGTCAGCAGGTTTTCCAATCGATGA
- the murD gene encoding UDP-N-acetylmuramoyl-L-alanine--D-glutamate ligase, whose product MKTLKNFPYAHVLVLGLAKSGTAAAQLLLDSGVKVRINDLKADIDQPAVRQLIDQGADIVTGGHPLSVLDDIEYVVKNPGIPYENPIIEEAVTRQIPIVTEIELAGFLHEGQLIAVTGSNGKTTTTTLIHEMIKADQQPVAVAGNIGHVSCEVARSTTADETMVTELSSFQLLGTETFRPSISVWLNLYEAHLDYHHTLENYHRAKAKITENQTPEDTLVYNADDEKIKSFLPEVKAQLVPFSIKERGQGAWADDEMIYFKEEPIMNKDEVVLVGEQNLQNILAAVAAVKVNGIRNESIEHVLKTFTGVPHRLQFVTEKNGRLFYNDSKATNILATSYALKSFRQPVILLAGGLDRGTSFETLVPHLKAVKAMVVFGETADRMLETAGKAGIEKTVKVDTMKEAVDQAYQFSEEEDVILLSPACASWDQYRTFEERGDMFIEAVHKLK is encoded by the coding sequence ATGAAAACATTGAAAAACTTTCCATATGCTCATGTGCTTGTATTAGGGCTTGCAAAAAGCGGTACGGCCGCAGCGCAGCTTTTATTGGACAGCGGCGTAAAAGTCAGGATCAATGATTTGAAGGCAGACATTGACCAACCGGCAGTCCGGCAATTGATCGATCAGGGGGCAGACATCGTCACTGGAGGACATCCACTTTCCGTCCTTGATGATATCGAGTATGTAGTGAAAAACCCTGGCATTCCTTATGAAAACCCGATTATTGAAGAAGCGGTGACAAGGCAAATACCAATTGTCACCGAGATTGAACTGGCCGGCTTTCTACATGAAGGACAGCTCATAGCTGTCACTGGATCCAACGGTAAAACAACCACAACGACATTGATTCATGAAATGATTAAAGCAGATCAGCAACCAGTGGCTGTCGCGGGAAATATCGGCCATGTTTCCTGTGAAGTTGCCCGCTCGACCACGGCTGACGAAACAATGGTTACAGAGCTTTCTTCTTTTCAATTATTAGGGACAGAGACGTTCCGGCCAAGTATTTCGGTTTGGCTGAATCTATATGAAGCCCACTTGGATTATCACCATACACTTGAAAATTATCATCGCGCCAAAGCGAAGATCACAGAAAACCAGACACCGGAAGATACGCTTGTATATAATGCAGATGATGAAAAAATCAAGTCGTTTTTACCAGAGGTCAAAGCACAACTTGTGCCTTTCAGTATTAAAGAAAGAGGTCAAGGTGCCTGGGCAGATGATGAAATGATTTACTTTAAAGAAGAGCCCATCATGAATAAGGATGAGGTCGTGCTCGTTGGTGAGCAAAATCTGCAAAACATTCTTGCAGCCGTAGCAGCAGTGAAAGTGAACGGGATTCGTAACGAGTCGATCGAGCATGTTCTGAAAACTTTTACAGGGGTGCCCCATCGCTTGCAGTTTGTGACGGAGAAAAATGGGCGGCTCTTTTACAACGATTCCAAAGCAACGAACATACTTGCCACTTCTTATGCCTTAAAGTCCTTCCGACAGCCCGTCATCCTTTTAGCTGGAGGGTTGGACAGGGGCACAAGCTTCGAGACGCTTGTACCCCATTTGAAAGCAGTGAAAGCGATGGTCGTTTTCGGTGAAACGGCTGACCGGATGCTGGAAACGGCTGGTAAAGCGGGAATCGAAAAAACTGTTAAAGTGGATACAATGAAGGAAGCTGTCGATCAAGCCTATCAATTTTCGGAAGAAGAGGATGTGATCCTGCTTTCACCCGCATGTGCAAGCTGGGATCAATACCGTACGTTTGAAGAAAGAGGCGACATGTTTATAGAAGCTGTGCATAAGCTGAAGTAA
- the mraY gene encoding phospho-N-acetylmuramoyl-pentapeptide-transferase: MNEYILLITMAISFALTVVISPMIIPFLRRLKFGQSIREDGPESHQKKSGTPTMGGVMIIISVLATTLIASYLFNPDTGSIQLFLVLFVLFGYGLLGFLDDYIKVALKRNLGLTSKQKMLGQIVIALVVYFILRQTDFPTYISIPGTSFDLELGWGYALLILFMLVGASNAVNLTDGLDGLLAGTAAIAFGAFGILAWTGQMNVEVTIFSLAIVGALLGFLVFNAHPAKVFMGDTGSLALGGAIAIIAILTKMELILVIIGGVFVLETLSVIIQVISFKTTGKRVFKMSPLHHHYELKGWSEWRVVTTFWSVGLIFAVLGIYIEVMFG, encoded by the coding sequence ATGAACGAATACATACTACTAATCACTATGGCTATTTCATTCGCTCTCACCGTCGTGATATCGCCGATGATCATCCCTTTTTTAAGACGATTGAAATTCGGTCAAAGCATCAGGGAAGATGGGCCGGAGTCTCATCAGAAGAAGTCAGGAACACCTACGATGGGGGGCGTGATGATCATCATATCGGTGCTCGCCACGACACTCATCGCTTCTTATTTGTTCAATCCTGACACAGGGAGCATCCAATTGTTCCTTGTTTTATTTGTGTTATTCGGTTATGGACTGCTTGGATTTTTGGATGACTATATTAAAGTGGCCCTGAAGAGGAATCTTGGCTTGACTTCCAAACAGAAGATGCTCGGTCAAATCGTCATAGCTCTTGTCGTTTACTTCATTCTAAGGCAAACTGATTTTCCGACATATATCAGTATACCGGGGACCTCTTTTGATCTTGAGCTTGGGTGGGGGTATGCATTACTCATTTTGTTCATGCTTGTGGGGGCATCCAATGCTGTGAACCTTACGGATGGGCTTGATGGTCTGCTTGCAGGTACGGCGGCTATCGCCTTCGGTGCTTTCGGAATTCTTGCCTGGACAGGGCAAATGAATGTTGAAGTCACGATTTTTTCCTTAGCGATTGTTGGTGCATTGCTTGGTTTTCTCGTTTTCAATGCCCACCCGGCTAAAGTTTTCATGGGGGACACCGGTTCCCTTGCCTTAGGCGGCGCAATAGCCATCATAGCGATTTTGACGAAGATGGAATTGATTCTTGTCATTATAGGCGGAGTATTTGTATTAGAAACGCTTTCTGTCATCATACAAGTCATATCTTTTAAAACGACAGGGAAACGGGTGTTTAAGATGAGTCCGCTTCACCACCATTATGAGCTCAAAGGTTGGTCTGAATGGCGTGTTGTTACGACGTTCTGGAGTGTAGGACTGATTTTTGCTGTGCTCGGGATTTATATTGAGGTGATGTTCGGATGA